GCATGTAAATTAATCATTAAATACTGTGTTATTACAACAGATATTCACTAATCCATTATTCTGTATACCACCAGAAATTGCACATAAATTAGTAATTTTTGCATTAAAAAATAACTTTATCCCTGTAAAAAAAATCGAAATCCCAAGATCTCTTAATATACAAGTCTTCAATAAGCTTTTAAGAACCCCCATAGGAGTTGCAGCTGGATTTGATAAAAACGCAGAAGTAATACAACCCTTACTATCCGCTGGTTTTGGATTCGTCGAAGTAGGGACAGTAACAAAATATCCTCAAAGTGGAAATAAAAAACCACGTGTACATAGATTAATCAGTGAAAAAGCAATAATTAATAGTTTAGGATTTAATAATAAAGGAGTAGATTTCTTAATCAACAAAGTAAACAACATTAAGTTTAATCATTGCATATTTGGGATTAATATAGGGTTTAATAAGAAATCCCGTGATCCCATTCAAGACTATTTCGACATAGTGAAGAAGGTATATGGTCTAAGTAATTACATTACAATCAACATATCATCTCCTAACACTCCAAGATTACATGAATTTCAAAAAAAAGAACTTTTATCAGAATTATTGATAGCTATATCTCAAATTCGAAGGCTAGCAGATTATGCAGAATCTGTTCCTATAATGTTAAAAATTTCACCAGATATCAGCGATAATAAAAAACAGGATATTGTAGATCTAGCAATAAAATATAAAATCAGTGGCTTAATAATAAGTAACACTTCATCACAACACAATAAACTACTAAATACAAATATAAAAATACATGGCGGATTAAGTGGAAAACCACTATTTGATCTATCAACACAAGTACTGTCTGAAATATATCAAGTTTCCCAAGGAAAACTCCTACTAATAGGCTGTGGTGGGGTAAGTACTGGATATCATGCATATGAAAAAATAAAAGCAGGTGCATCACTAATACAGTTATACACTGCCATAGTTTATAACGGACTCAATATAGCCAACAAGATAAGTTTAGAATTAGCTGATCTTCTAGCTGCAGATGGATTTCCAACAGTACGCCATGCAATAGGTTATAATCACTAATAGGTTTAAACATGTTTGTAGCAATAGATGTAGGTAATACAAATATAAAATTCGCAATCTGTGTAAACAATAAAATAGTGAAAAAAATAACTATCTCTTCTCAACCAAGAAGAACAGCTGATGAGTATTTCATCTATTTAAATTCCACAATGAACCAGCTAAATATTGACTATCAGAATATCAATAACATTATTATATCAAGTGTGGTTCCAAGCATAACAACACCAATTATAGAATTAAGCAAAGATTACTTTAATACAGATCCTATAATCTTGAATAATCATCATGCAGACCTTTTTAACATTAAGATAAACCTACAAAACAAAACACTAGGCTCAGACAGATTAGCAAGTATCATCGCAGCAAGTAACTTGTATCCCAATCAAGACTTACTAATAATAGGTATGGGAACTGCAACAGTATTTAATTTATTAAACAATGACAAATGCATATATGGACAAGTCATAGCACCTGGAGCACATATTTTAGCGAAAAGTATGCGACAATATACTGCATTATTACCAGAGGTATTAGTATCAAAACAAGATAAAGTAATACAAAACAACATATACCATGCAATGGAATCAGGAATATATTGGGGATACATTAGCATGATTAATGGAATGATTGAAAAAATAATCAAGGAAGAAGAAAAAGGATTACACGTAATAGCAACAGGAGGAAACTCCCATTTATTTTTTGAACATAAAACTGCTATTAACAATATTGAAGTAGACCTGACCATAAGAGGTCTAATACAATTGCATAATATGCTCGATAACAAACAATAAATACTTTACTACAGTAATCTCTGATATAGTAGAACACAATTACAATGTTCTTCATGTTTTACTCATTATATCTAGTTGTGTAACCTACACAAAATCAATGTATTATTGCCGCTAAGGATTAACCAATAAGTGCTTATATCAAGAATCAATGATTATTAGCGCTATAAACTTTTCTTATAAATTTTATACACTACTACTAGTACTTTAAGAATTAAAAACACGTATTAACATTACTCCAATTCTTAAAGTGAAATATCTTATCTATGATAAAATTCAAGCACAAAGCTAATATATCTATAAAGCACATAAATTAATCTAATAGAGCTATAGACACCATTACTCTCATAAACACGAAAACAACACTTATCAAAATAATAAATCTTTATATCTTAAGATATGTAACACATATCAATAACAAACTATGTAAAAAGTTCTATAACCCAACACATTCTATATTCCACAACTACATTTCTTATACACAACATTATTTATGAAACTATCCCAAGTTTAATATCCAGTTGACCATACAAAAAACTTTTGTGAAGTACAATAAAATGACATTTCAATAATGAATATATATAAGTAACCTTTACTTATATATCCTTCATACAAGAAGCAAATCACATGTTAATTAATATAATTACAACACCCATTCTTAATAATACCGCTTATAAGCACATTGCTTAGATATATCTGTAGATACATTTTAATTAAAGATACAAGTTAGTATTAATTTATAAGCATTACATAAACAACTTACTAGTTATCATAAATCATATGTTAATTCATATAGCAGCAACATTAACCTCTACTCTTAATAATATCACTATTACAATCACATTGCTTAGATATATCTGTAGATAGTTCTTTAATCTTTCTAATCATATTTGGATCAACATGTAATAATATATCTGATAAGGCACTCTTATCAATATAATTAGTTATTAACATGAGTGAATTCGTATCTAACAATCCAAATACTTCAGCAGCCAATTTTACAGGCATGCTTTCATATATTTTCACTAAGCTATGTACTTTTTCATCATAATTTTGATCATCAATATTAATTAATGATACTAACTTTCTTTGTATCTCTTCTAAATACAACACCTGCTCATTATTGTGTTGCTCAACAGTTCTCAATAAAATCTCTTTATTTTTTAAACTATCTTCTTGTTCCAATAAACGATAATACCAATCTTGTAAATCTATAACAGATATAGACCCATCATCTATTGGAAGCAATTTTATCTTTTGCTTTGAATCTCTAGAAAAATAACTACTATTTTTCACAAATTTAACATTGTCTAACAAGTCGAACTCTACAACTTTATCATCATTAATATCATAAAAATGATGTAATAAAACCCCAGTCATACAGAACATTAATATTATATTAATAACATAAATCACTTGCATACTATCAAAAAACTATTATACAATGAACCTTAGAATCAAGTTATGTTATAATAAAACACTATCGTGATTTAGCAATAAATAATTATAGTTTTTATACTAACATTGCTTATAGCTTAAAGTACTTTAATAATATAAAACAGTGAAGGCATTTTTTACATTGTTCACATTTTGGTTTGCCTTATCGGGATACTTTGATTTATTTTTTATAACATTAGGTATTGTAAGTTGTATAACTACATTAGTCATATCAAGAATGTTGAAGAATGTTATACCATTAAATGATAATAACATTTACTATACAAAAAAACAATTCTTTCCTTGTATGCTTAATTTTTTACGTTACTTCTTTTGGATCATACAACAGGTTATACTATCTAACATATGTATAATAAAAAAAGTATGGAATTTTAGGTCAAAAATAGATTCAGCAATTTTTAGAGTCATACAGACCAAACAAACTACTGACTTAGGCATATCAATAGTAGTAAATTCTATCACACTTACCCCTGGTACAGTAAGCATAAATACCATAGTATCTTCTAGCCCATATAAAATAAGAATTCTAGCTATAAATGAAGATTCAATCTCTGGTGCAAAAGCTATCGACAATAAAATTGCAGATATATAATAATAAATTTTCCATAAAAAACTACTACCATAACAAATATACAATATGTTTCCTTATTCTAAGCTATATCAAAGATAAAAATGTCACAAACGCAAAGCATTAACCCATGAAATAAACTTATAATACAAAACTACAAAATACCTACAGACATAGATAATTACAAATCACTACCTAGTAACATCACTTCCAGTAGTAGAAGGATCTCTACCTATGCAGATTAGTATTAGTTTCTCTCTGCTTAGTTAATAGAACGTTGATACTAAGTTATCACTTGACTAATAATATTTACAAGGGCAGGATTTTTTCAGGAGCATTATATTTTGAATTACTATTATAACTTGTACTTTTTGATTCATTTTTCTTAAAATACCCGTTATCATTATAATTGATTTTTGAAAACTGAACATTACCTTTTTGCTATTTGACGGAACATTTATATTACTTATCACTCAGTCAATAATATTTATAGACATAGAACTCTAAAGGAACATATAACATTTGAATCACTGCTTATACTACCTGTGCTTTGTTATCTATAATCTTTCAAAATATTCATACTTACTATCATTGATTTTCTGAAAACTGAGCATTACCTTTTCGCTATTTGACGAAACATTTATATTACTTATCACTCAGTCAATAATATTCATAGACATAGAATTCTAAAGGAACATATAAACATTTGAATCACTGCTTATACTACCTGTGCTTTGTTATCTATAGTCTTTCAAAATATTCATACTTACTATCATTGATTTTCTGAAAACTGAGCATTACCTTAATTGACACTATATGTTCAATATTTACTTTGTAACGCATATTCATAAAATCACAAAATTCCTCCCTTATATCTCAAACAATATTTTGAGAACTTACTTTAGATACCTTAAGTTTAAGTTTTCCCTGATTTAATATGCGATTTCAACCCAAACTTTAGCTAATACATGATCAGTCCTATATTAACAAATGCTTGATTCTGTATTTAACAATAAAGATTCCATTTTCTCTTCTAATAACACTATGCACAATACACTGTTCAGTCTTTTCAAGATTTCAACGCACTATCCAAAAATATTTTTTTAATCACATACTCTTATCTGCACAGCACCAAACTGTCTAAAAAGAAAATTGATTTAATTAACCTAATATACTATACTACACATTGGTTAGGCCATGATTTCTCTATTGCAATCTTAGCTGTGCTTATTTTTATTACACATAATATTACCCATCTGTTTACTAATCAACAACATATCATCACCCAAACAACAGTAAGATTACCTTTATATTTGTTTACTGCAGGATTTACTCTACTAGAAGTTGTAGACTCCCCTAGTACTCCCATTAAACTAGGCATAAAATTTATCAAAATTAAATTAATAAATGTTTACCTATGCCCAAAAAAGACCAATAGAAATTTTTGATTTTATAAGGTATTTATATTATGCTGTAATGATAAGATCCATTATCATTTATTTTGTTATAACAAAGTTCCTATCCTTCACAATACATACTTCCTGGATTAAATTTCTCCCTAATACACCCCTTACTCATATAATTTCCCTATGTTAAAAAACTTTCTTTATCAATAAATTTCAAGTATAAGCATACTTATTATTTTAATTCAAAATATAACTAATCCTTAGATAAATTATAAAATAAGCCTATGCCAGATTTTTCTATAGAAAATGAAATATCAAAATCAATAAACAACAAGAATTGCATTATAGTAGGAGTTGATGAAGTAGGATACGGTTCATTGGCCGGTCCTGTAGTATCAGCTGCTGTTTTTTTTCTGAAACACGACAATCATATCACATATAATATCAAGGACTCAAAAAAGCTTACTCCAAAAAAAAGGCTAGAAATTTACAACATAATCACCCCTATAACAAAATGGAGTATAGGACTTGCTGACATACATGAAATTGATCAGTACAACATACTAAATGCCACACATATTGCAATGCAAAGAGCACTTAGCGGGTTAAATTCTAATATAGACTACGTAATAGTAGACGGAAATAAAGCTCCAGATCTACCATGGAATACAAAAGCTATTATAGACGGAGATAATATCAGTGTATCAATTGCTGCAGCATCTATAATTGCAAAAGTTACGAGAGATAGATTAATGGAAACATTGCATGTACAGTACCCACAATATGACTGGAACAAAAATAAAGGATATGGAACTAAACATCACTTAGAATCCTTATATAAATATGGCAAAACTATACACCATAGAAATACATTTGCTCCAGTATCAGAGATTACTAAACTTTATAATGAATAATAAATATATAGAAACAATATTATTGATACACTAGTGAAACAAATCTTTAAGACTTTCCTATATTCAAGTACATGTCGTCCCATCAACACTGTATTAACACACAACTAGGTAAACATAGCAATCAGATCTGGTGACTAAAATTTATAACACAATTTATTCATCACAAGATTATAATAATGGTAATGTAAGAGTTAAGTTACAACAGGATTAAGTAATTAAAGATTTATGTAAGTGATAGTAGAACTGAAAATTCTCAATTGAAAATATATGTATCAATATATCAGAGATAAAAAATACAAATGCAGATCAATTGAATATTCCTACCGAATAAATTGTTTATTAGTAGTTTTATCCCAATGTTAAATTAGTATCCTGTTAAATTTAATGGTAATATGAGTTTCAATTGTAAAAAGAAGTCATATTCTTAAAAGTTATAACAATCAAAAAATCACACATAATAAAAAGGTATTTTCTTTCCATAAAGATATTGTCAAAGATTTAAATTACAGAAGCATACATATGCCGCAATACGTGATCCTATTAATCAATTTATTTGAGAAAGATAATAAAGAGTTCTTATTAAAGACTTTATATTTTTCTTGTATGATAGTTTTTTTTATGACTTAAGCCCTACTTTCAGCATAACTTAAGATTCTTGTTGAATATTAAACACATCTATTAAACAGATACCTAATATAGTACAGTTATGAATACTATGTAAATCATTAAAAGACTTTGTATGAACCTGAATACTAATGGTAATATAAACCAGATGTAACTGTTTCTTTAAAACAAGGCATAAAAAATATAGCTAAGATCACTACGTTTAAAAAAATAAATCTTAAAGTACCCAACATAGATAGTAATTTTAGTATTGCTTAAAATAATGATATATTGTTAACAGACAGAATCCGCAATTACAGCTCGACCAATTTGTAATAGATTAGGTTGATTAAATTGATTTTCCCCTTTGGACAGTTTAATGCTATAGAAACAGGAGTACATAATTTAAAAATATTGTTGGGTAGTAGTATGTTTAAGGACCTTAAAAAAAACTGGACAGCATATTGGCCATAATGTTATTAGAAGATGAAGAGAAAACATCAGAAATGCAATCAAACATGCATAAATGATATTCACCACAGATTAGCTAGAGTTTTAATTTTAAGTCAACAGTATTGTGATACTATAGAACACTTTCTAAAAACTATGTAAAAGAAAACTTGAAGCCATATAAAACCCTACCGAGTTCAATCTAATATAAGCTTTTTTTCATAACACCACTAAGTAAAACCTTCAATTCTGATTGAATTTCATACATTGGTTTGTCTATAATACTATTATATAATAAGTAAGATATACAAAATAAGAAAAAAAAAGCAATACTACGAGGTTTAATATTTTTATTCTAAAATATCCAGACAATATATTAATTATGCCCCCCCATACTGGAATCCAAGAACATAGCAACGTTAACAACATCAAGATCAATTTTATATAAACACCTAATTTTCCATAATCATCCTGCGTCTTATGATACTCTACACGCGCAAAAATTATCATCCTACCTAATATCCAATTAATAATTCCTCCTACAACTGCTCCTAATGCCGATATTAAAAGCATCAAAACATAACTATATCCCCCAAAATAAGCCATTACTTTAAATACAAATATTTTATTTAAGGGTAAAATAAGAGCAGCTACTAAACTATCAACAAATAACAAACTATAAACTTCTATCATCTATAGACATACCATTATACACTTCATGGGACCGGTGCGATTTGAACGCACGACCTCCAGATTAGGAATCTAATGCTCTATCCTACTGAGCTACGGCCCCAATACACTTTCAATCATATAGATTATCCATACAATGTAAACAAATTTTCAACACTCTATTTTCACCTTGCAGGAAATATTCTACTATAATAGATACTTCTATTTCTTTTTACCTATTATCCCCACAAGATAAATTCATGGATAATATTCCAAATATTCTTAACATTAACAAATAAGAATACACATACGTTATACAGAGCTCTCTAATTCAAATCTAGAGCAGACATTTTATATAATAGGCATTTTAATCCGCCTTCACTTATCATTCATGTTATAATTCATGGATAATGTTAACTAAAGTTTCTAACATTAGATAGTAGTACCAATAGGCTATACAATAGAATCTAGATATAAGGAGACATTATACATCAAACAATTATGTCCCCACAATCTAATATTTACATATAACAATGTTTATACTAACCCATTTCGTTTTATAACTTCACACAATTTTTCTATATCTGATGAGCTATGATTCACACTAAATACAAACCTAAGCCTTGGAGTGGGTACAGTAGGAGGACGTATCGCCACAACAAGAAACCCCTCTTCTCTTAAAACTTGTTGTGCATGTAAAGCACTATCTATATCTTTCATAATCAATGGCACTATATGGCTATTAGGCTCAGTAAGATTTAGATTCTTACAAAAAAATTTAGCTAGCTTAATAGGAGTATCATTAACAGATTCGCCTATAATATCCAATGCAGAGCTTGCAGCTGCAATCACCATTGGAGGTAGAGCAGTTGTATATATAAAAGGTCTAGCTTTATTCTGTATATACCTTATAACAACTTTCGATGCGCATACATATCCACCTAAAACACCAATTGCCTTGGATAAAGTACCAATATATATATCTGAATTAGCACAAGGTATTAATCCAAACCCATGAGCACAATCTGTAATA
This Ehrlichia japonica DNA region includes the following protein-coding sequences:
- a CDS encoding ribonuclease HII produces the protein MPDFSIENEISKSINNKNCIIVGVDEVGYGSLAGPVVSAAVFFLKHDNHITYNIKDSKKLTPKKRLEIYNIITPITKWSIGLADIHEIDQYNILNATHIAMQRALSGLNSNIDYVIVDGNKAPDLPWNTKAIIDGDNISVSIAAASIIAKVTRDRLMETLHVQYPQYDWNKNKGYGTKHHLESLYKYGKTIHHRNTFAPVSEITKLYNE
- a CDS encoding type III pantothenate kinase, giving the protein MFVAIDVGNTNIKFAICVNNKIVKKITISSQPRRTADEYFIYLNSTMNQLNIDYQNINNIIISSVVPSITTPIIELSKDYFNTDPIILNNHHADLFNIKINLQNKTLGSDRLASIIAASNLYPNQDLLIIGMGTATVFNLLNNDKCIYGQVIAPGAHILAKSMRQYTALLPEVLVSKQDKVIQNNIYHAMESGIYWGYISMINGMIEKIIKEEEKGLHVIATGGNSHLFFEHKTAINNIEVDLTIRGLIQLHNMLDNKQ
- a CDS encoding Na+/H+ antiporter subunit E; this translates as MKAFFTLFTFWFALSGYFDLFFITLGIVSCITTLVISRMLKNVIPLNDNNIYYTKKQFFPCMLNFLRYFFWIIQQVILSNICIIKKVWNFRSKIDSAIFRVIQTKQTTDLGISIVVNSITLTPGTVSINTIVSSSPYKIRILAINEDSISGAKAIDNKIADI
- a CDS encoding quinone-dependent dihydroorotate dehydrogenase, yielding MLLQQIFTNPLFCIPPEIAHKLVIFALKNNFIPVKKIEIPRSLNIQVFNKLLRTPIGVAAGFDKNAEVIQPLLSAGFGFVEVGTVTKYPQSGNKKPRVHRLISEKAIINSLGFNNKGVDFLINKVNNIKFNHCIFGINIGFNKKSRDPIQDYFDIVKKVYGLSNYITINISSPNTPRLHEFQKKELLSELLIAISQIRRLADYAESVPIMLKISPDISDNKKQDIVDLAIKYKISGLIISNTSSQHNKLLNTNIKIHGGLSGKPLFDLSTQVLSEIYQVSQGKLLLIGCGGVSTGYHAYEKIKAGASLIQLYTAIVYNGLNIANKISLELADLLAADGFPTVRHAIGYNH
- a CDS encoding MotE family protein; amino-acid sequence: MTGVLLHHFYDINDDKVVEFDLLDNVKFVKNSSYFSRDSKQKIKLLPIDDGSISVIDLQDWYYRLLEQEDSLKNKEILLRTVEQHNNEQVLYLEEIQRKLVSLINIDDQNYDEKVHSLVKIYESMPVKLAAEVFGLLDTNSLMLITNYIDKSALSDILLHVDPNMIRKIKELSTDISKQCDCNSDIIKSRG